A genomic segment from Montipora foliosa isolate CH-2021 chromosome 9, ASM3666993v2, whole genome shotgun sequence encodes:
- the LOC137971994 gene encoding uncharacterized protein isoform X1 yields MEMEKLLQMGKEFGLEGAKLLEFVEKQQKIAEEKEEKRRQLEEEKQEKRRQLEEERAEKRRRFEEEKEERRRLLEEDRRREDEERETRRQERELRKLEMEAELLKQKEAIEAAKREHELEIARLAVENADGRPEVREDRAKAPKLPSFVDGKDDLDAYLQRFERFAETAKWKKDGWASKLSALLSGRALEVYSRLSEDAAKDYDRVKIALMKRYDLTEDGYRRKFRASKPEVDESPEQFIVRLDRYLLRWLELSDTARTFDGLKDLIVKEQFIDSCPKDLAIHLRERAPETLAKIAKIADQYLEAHGKLLFSSASRKPTLQPERDEAKNMQINPPALHCFKCNTRGHKAVNCPTLTRKCFLCGKQGHEARNCRSGGRRSGGQSKDGNHVQRRQVSASCLVQSPEDKPTDEEVKACIKDDKLLLACGKKIPLLSSACVEPLTGVRSKMPVVKGRVGEKPVDVLRDTGCSGIVVKRDLVSEDQFTGEFNVMLLIDNTARKVPIAKIDVDTPYLKGQVEAQCLPDAVYDLIIGNVPGARAADDPDPSWQVPVQEACAVTTRSQAKKAGEHIPLKVPGIKESPVVDREKLKQMQRDDESLQKFWEIDDVVVRGQAEISFEVKGGVLYRVYKHPYVNGGKPLKQVMVPVQLRSRIMELAHGSIMGGHMGIKKTTDKIQSAFYWPGIQGDVTRYCRSCDVCQKTVNKGSVPKVPLEKMPLIDKPFKRVAIDLVGPIVPPSEDGHRYILTLVDFATRYPEAVPLKNIDTETVAEALVDIFSRLGVPEEILSDLGTQFVSECMKEVTRLLSIKQLTTTPYHPMCNGLTEKFNGTMKSMLKRLCSEQPRQWHRYINPLLFAYREVPQESTGFSPFELLYGRAVRGPMFILKELWTKELEEPEVKNSYQYVFELREKLEDTLKLAHTELQKAQNKGKHYYDRKTKVRKFVPGDKVLVLLPTDHNKLLMQWKGPFEVSAVVGLNDYRVRVKGKERVYHANLLKKYFEREDPVSVGAVAVETNANICKNEHVESEVEEVDPVDSIDFLEIGGYVAKESVNDVTIGDNLSHEQRAEFMDLANEFQSLFTEAPGTTSLTQHHIKLTSDQPVRSRPYPVPYSLRESLKKDITNMMKMGVIRESSSPYASPVVVVKKKDNSNRVCVDYRKLNKLTVFDPEPMPTAEHLFQKLNGDKYFTRLSKQSTGIT; encoded by the coding sequence atggaaatggaaaagcttttgcagatgggaaaagaatttggattggaaggagcaaagctgctcgagtttgtagagaagcaacaaaagatagcagaagaaaaagaagaaaaacgcagacaattggaggaagaaaaacaagaaaaacgaagacaattggaggaagaaagagcAGAAAAGCgtaggcggtttgaagaagaaaaggaagagaggcgtcgattacttgaagaagatagaagaagagaagacgaagagagagaaactaggcgacaagaacgcgaactaagaaaattggagatggaagccgagctgttgaaacagaaagaggctattgaagcggcaaaaagagaacacgagttggagattgcacgtttggctgtggagaatgctgacgggcgtcctgaagtgagagaggatcgggctaaggcacctaaactcccctcgtttgttgatggtaaagacgatttggacgcgtatttgcagaggttcgagagatttgccgagacagctaagtggaaaaaagatggatgggcatcgaagctcagtgctctgttgtctggacgggcactagaagtgtattcacgtctatcggaggacgcagctaaggattatgacagggtaaagattgcgttaatgaagagatatgaccttaccgaagacggctatcgtcgaaaatttagagcatccaaaccagaagtcgacgaaagtccggaacagtttattgtgcgactggacagatacctgttacgttggctagagctttcggatactgcgcgaacctttgatggtcttaaggacttgatcgtgaaagaacaatttattgactcatgccctaaggatttggcaattcacctgcgagaaagggcacctgagactctagcaaagattgcgaagatcgctgaccagtacttggaggctcatggtaaacttttgttcagctcagcgagcagaaagccaacattgcagcctgagagggacgaagccaagaacatgcagattaatccaccagctctgcattgctttaagtgtaacacccgaggtcataaagccgtcaactgcccaaccctaacaagaaagtgtttcctatgtggtaagcagggacatgaagctagaaactgtcgatcaggtggacgcagatcaggaggacaaagtaaggatggtaaccatGTGCAGCGtcgtcaagtgagtgccagttgtttagttcagtcacctgaggataaacctactgatgaagaagttaaggcctgtattaaagatgataagttgctgttagcctgtggtaagaagattccattgttaagtagtgcttgtgttgaaccgttgactggagtgagaagtaaaatgcctgttgtgaaaggtagagttggagagaagcctgttgatgtcctgagagatactggttgtagtggaattgtagtaaagagggatcttgtgtctgaggatcagtttactggcgaatttaatgttatgctgctcattgacaatacggcaaggaaagttcccatcgcaaagattgatgttgatacaccttatctcaagggccaagtggaagcgcagtgtcttcccgatgctgtttatgatttaattattggtaatgtgccaggcgcaagagccgctgacgacccagacccaagctggcaagttcctgtacaagaagcttgtgctgtaaccacgagaagtcaagctaagaaagctggagaacatattccgttgaaggtaccgggTATAAAAGAAAGTCccgtagttgatagagaaaagctcaagcaaatgcagcgtgatgacgagagcctacagaaattttgggagatagatgacgtagttgtgagaggccaggctgagatttcatttgaagtgaaagggggagttctgtaccgcgtctacaagcatccttatgtgaacggaggtaaacccctgaagcaggttatggttcctgtgcagctgagaagtcgaataatggaactagcgcacggatcgatcatgggaggtcacatgggaataaagaaaacgactgataagattcaaagcgcgttctattggccaggcattcaaggagacgtgactcgttattgcaggtcctgcgatgtatgtcagaagacagttaacaagggttccgtaccgaaggttcccttagagaagatgccattaattgacaagccatttaagagagtagcaatcgatctggttggacctattgttcccccgagtgaggacggtcatagatatatattgacattggttgACTTTGCAACTCgctatcctgaagctgtcccgctgaagaacattgatactgaaactgtggcagaagcgttggtggatatctttagtcgtttgggagtgcctgaagagatcttgagcgaccttggtacgcagttcgtctctgagtgtatgaaggaagtgacgcgacttttgagcattaaacagctcaccacgactccttatcatcctatgtgtaatggcctgacggaaaagtttaatggaacaatgaagagcatgttaaagagattgtgcagcgaacagccaagacagtggcatcgctatattaacccgttgctgtttgcatatcgtgaagttccccaagagtctactggtttttcgccgtttgagttgctgtatggaagagctgtcagaggaccgatgtttattctcaaagagctttggacgaaagagctggaggagcctgaagtaaagaacagctatcagtatgtgttcgagctacgcgagaagcttgaagataccctcaaactggcgcacaccgagcttcagaaagcccagaacaaaggcaagcattattacgatcgaaagactaaagtcaggaagtttgtacctggagataaagtgttagtgctgctaccgaccgaccacaacaagctcctaatgcagtggaaaggtccatttgaggtcagTGCTGTAgtaggtctcaatgattatagagtgagagtcaaaggaaaagagagagtttaccatgctaatctactgaagaagtattttgagcgagaggatcctgtttccgttggtgcagttgctgttgaaacgaacgctaacatctgtaagaacgaacatgttgagagtgaagtagaagaagttgaccctgtggatagtattgattttctggagattggtggttatgtcgcgaaagagtcagtcaatgatgtgaccataggagataacctttctcacgagcaaagagcagagttcatggatcttgcaaatgagtttcagagcttattcacagaagccccaggcacaacaagtttgactcagcatcatatcaagcttacatccgaccaaccagttagatcaagaccatacccagtaccgtatagcttaagagaatcattgaagaaggatattacaaacatgatgaagatgggagtcataagagaatcaagttcgccgtatgcttcgcctgttgtagttgttaaaaaaaaagacaactcaaatcgtgtgtgcgtggactatcgtaaactgaacaagttaaccgtgtttgatcctgagcctatgccaactgctgagcatttgttccagaagttgaatggtgacaagtattttaccagattatctaagcagagtacaggaataacttaa
- the LOC137971994 gene encoding probable cysteine desulfurase isoform X2 — MLPILEYIEENVVGGNTRFHGPYGEKRVIYCDYTASGKPLKFIENYIRDYVYPFYSNTHTTTSTTSRQTTKFRNEARNIIKKCVNAKDEDVVVFTGSGTTSAIHKLIHALELKDKNNEKNVVFVGPFEHHSNMLPWKETGAKIVRINDNEQGTVDMNMLEENLKKYRSASYNMYVAFSAASNVTGILTDTVAVSELCHKYGALSFWDYASAGPYLKIDMNPTPDGYKDAVFLSPHKFVGGPGTPGLLIAKRTLFRNPVPGGCGGGTVLFVTRDTHLYLRDIEEREEGGTPAIVESIRAGMVFQLKQAVGTENIEEREDQLCRKAFHALGDNPKLIILGDDRARRLPIFSLVIYHEDSGKIVHHNFISVLLNDLYGIQARGGCACAGPYAQDLLGLNETMAKKFTWFLEKHDKDDVGGLLKEPLEIMKPGFVRINLPYFMSDRLIDFVLNAINMVATHGWKLLPQYHFDPQTGGWEHKQFKKGKGESLFSLHDISYDEAGMIINSTETCREYRGTLEDIAEAATKVFEDAVNVNKEISTLEDEVIEFKDDKNQLVWFLQPNEAQFYLAAETLKFKPKPFGKAKNPFSPRHGRSPQITPANSNPSLHMFKGTTDDEGNGSAGSLVGSAEHANNLVVTRKAWAPEEMVLNQSITTKKETGSFSKLKNLFRKVGKR; from the exons ATGCTCCCGATTTTGGAATACATCGAAGAAAATGTCGTTGGAGGGAATACTCGATTTCATGGACCTTATGGAGAAAAGAGAG TTATTTACTGCGATTACACAGCATCCGGCAA ACCCCTCAAGTTCATCGAGAACTACATCCGGGATTACGTGTATCCGTTCTACTCCAACACCCACACTACAACAAGCACAACATCACGTCAGACAACAAAATTTAGAAATGAGGCACG CAATATAATCAAGAAATGTGTGAATGCAAAGGATGAAGACGTCGTTGTATTCACGGGAAGCGGAACAACAAGCGCTATTCACAAGTTAATCCATGCTCTTGAAttaaaggacaaaaacaacGAGAAAAAC gttGTGTTTGTTGGACCTTTTGAGCATCATTCAAATATGTTGCCTTGGAAAGAAACGGGTGCTAAG ATTGTGCGAATAAATGATAACGAACAAGGAACAGTGGACATGAATATGCTTGAGGAAAATCTAAAG AAGTATCGTTCAGCCAGTTACAATATGTACGTGGCGTTCTCAGCGGCGTCCAATGTGACTGGTATTCTGACAGACACTGTTGCTGTGTCCGAACTCTGCCACAAATATGGCGCCTTATCATTCTGGGATTACGCATCCGCTGGTCCTTATCTTAAAATCGATATGAACCCCACACCGGACGG GTATAAAGATGCCGTTTTTCTTTCTCCTCACAAGTTTGTTGGAGGTCCCGGTACTCCAG GTTTACTAATTGCCAAGAGAACGCTGTTTAGAAATCCAGTTCCTGGCGGTTGTGGAGGAGGAACAGTTTTATTT GTGACGCGAGATACTCACTTATACTTAAGAGACAtcgaagaaagagaagaagggGGAACGCCAGCTATAGTGGAGTCAATACGAGCTGGGATGGTCTTTCAATTAAAACAG GCTGTAGGAACCGAGAACATTGAAGAAAGGGAGGATCAACTTTGCCG gAAAGCGTTTCACGCCCTTGGCGACAACCCAAAGCTAATAATTCTTGGAGATGACAGGGCTCGCCGACTGCCGATCTTCTCTCTAGTAATCTACCACGAGGACAGCGGTAAAATTGTACACCACAACTTTATATCTGTGCTGTTGAATGATCTCTATGGCATCCAAGCTCGAGGAGGCTGCGCGTGCGCAGGTCCCTATGCTCAG GATCTGCTGGGGTTAAATGAAACAATGGCAAAGAAGTTCACATGGTTTCTTGAAAAACATGACAA AGACGATGTAGGAGGATTATTGAAGGAACCACTCGAAATAATGAA GCCCGGTTTTGTTAGAATTAACCTTCCTTATTTTATGAGTGACCGTTTGATCGATTTTGTGCTGAATGCAATCAACATGGTTGCCACGCATGGCTGGAAGTTATTACCGCAG tatcactTTGATCCTCAAACTGGAGGATGGGAACATAAGCAGTTCAAAAAGGGCAAAGGGGAATCTCTGTTTAGCTTACATGATATTAGCTATGACGAAGCTGGAATGATCATCAACAGTACTGAAACCTGTCGCGAGTACAGAGGAACTCTCGAA gACATTGCTGAAGCAGCGACAAAGGTCTTCGAAGACGCAGTTAATGTAAACAAG GAAATCTCCACACTGGAGGATGAAGTAATCGAATTCAAAGACGACAAGAACCAACTCGTGTGGTTTCTTCAACCAAATGAAGCACAGTTTTATTTAGCAGCAGAGACTTTGAAATTCAAACCTAAACCTTTCGGAAAAGCAAAAAATCCATTTTCTCCAAGGCACGGCCGCTCTCCGCAGATTACACCAGCAAACTCAAATCCGAGCTTGCATATGTTTAAAGGCACAACAGATGACGAGGGTAATGGGTCAGCGGGATCCTTGGTTGGATCAGCAGAGCATGCTAACAATTTAGTCGTAACTCGAAAGGCCTGGGCCCCGGAAGAAATGGTACTAAATCAGTCTATTACTACAAAGAAAGAGACTGGTTCTTTCAGTAAGCTGAAAAATTTATTTCGAAAAGTTGGAAAACGCTAA